A genomic stretch from Anabaena cylindrica PCC 7122 includes:
- a CDS encoding AIPR family protein, protein MPKNWIIKVDNYFHANPDCIIATAHVDTFPTDLPLEPNIREPNRKSSTYRQIFDSLTTEPQKFFERHSGIVLCANKVKPSKDKKQLELEVLEAAEGGNDGIINGGHTVLAFDSAKNYKYDLSVARVKITIHVGLEETEAKDIALASNTTSPVDSRSKVNARGDYDFIKSYLAQLELKESRKFRVAYYQNQSGVPKNTHCNVTHFFKLLNCLDRNRYNPEGNTRSKHPAVSNSPSQLSDAERERLTKLLPLLTKAMWIEQRLYEIIQEYISKPKRKGINDLASIDMRKNTLLADSRYSFGFGAPGDLALPIVASYRVFLDKDYNWIVPFEDFSEDFLQQLWDSYFRKYLISEKIAGNTVGAKICRNQEIWDSLYIFAQSYLNQLLVKMVNSAKREELTLSQG, encoded by the coding sequence ATGCCAAAAAACTGGATTATTAAAGTAGACAATTATTTTCATGCTAACCCCGATTGCATTATCGCTACTGCCCATGTTGATACATTCCCTACAGACTTACCTCTAGAACCAAATATCAGAGAACCGAACCGCAAAAGTTCAACATACAGGCAAATCTTTGACTCTCTGACTACCGAACCACAGAAATTCTTCGAGCGTCACAGTGGTATAGTTCTGTGTGCCAATAAGGTTAAACCCAGTAAGGATAAAAAACAACTAGAATTAGAGGTTTTAGAAGCTGCTGAGGGTGGTAACGATGGTATTATCAATGGTGGACACACTGTTTTAGCGTTTGATAGTGCGAAAAATTACAAGTATGACCTTAGCGTAGCACGGGTCAAAATTACTATCCACGTTGGACTAGAAGAAACTGAAGCCAAAGATATAGCTTTAGCCTCTAATACTACATCACCAGTAGATTCTCGCTCTAAGGTCAATGCTAGGGGAGATTATGACTTTATCAAAAGTTATTTAGCCCAGTTAGAACTCAAAGAAAGTAGAAAATTTAGAGTAGCTTATTACCAGAACCAAAGTGGTGTTCCTAAAAATACCCATTGCAATGTTACCCATTTTTTCAAGTTACTAAACTGCTTGGATAGAAATAGATACAATCCTGAAGGTAATACGAGAAGTAAGCACCCGGCTGTTAGCAATAGTCCTAGTCAACTTTCTGATGCTGAGAGGGAAAGATTAACCAAACTACTGCCTCTGCTTACTAAAGCTATGTGGATAGAACAAAGGCTGTATGAAATTATTCAAGAATATATCAGCAAACCTAAAAGAAAAGGGATCAATGATTTAGCATCAATTGATATGCGGAAAAATACCCTTCTGGCTGACAGTAGATACTCTTTTGGGTTTGGTGCGCCTGGAGATTTGGCATTACCAATAGTTGCATCTTACAGGGTATTTTTAGATAAAGATTATAACTGGATTGTGCCTTTTGAGGACTTCTCTGAAGATTTTCTTCAACAGTTGTGGGACAGTTATTTCCGTAAGTATTTAATTTCCGAAAAAATTGCTGGTAATACGGTGGGTGCGAAAATCTGTCGTAATCAAGAGATTTGGGATAGTCTGTATATCTTTGCTCAAAGTTATCTGAATCAGCTTTTGGTGAAGATGGTTAATTCTGCTAAACGTGAGGAGTTGACGTTAAGCCAAGGGTAG